A genomic window from Helicobacter pylori includes:
- a CDS encoding 3-methyladenine DNA glycosylase: protein MLDSFEILKALKGLDLLKNAPSWWWPNALKFEALLGAILTQNTKFEAVSKSLENLKNAFILESDDEINLKKIASIEFSKLAECVRPSGFYNQKAKRMIILSGNILKDFGSFENFKQEVTREWLLDQKGIGKESADAILCYACAKEVMVVDKYSYLFLKKLGIEIEDYDELQNFFEKGIQENLNPALALYENSISLAQLYARFHGKIVEFSKQKLELKL from the coding sequence GTGTTAGATAGTTTTGAAATTTTAAAGGCTTTAAAGGGTTTGGATCTATTGAAAAACGCTCCTAGTTGGTGGTGGCCAAACGCGCTTAAATTTGAAGCTTTATTAGGGGCGATTTTAACGCAAAACACTAAATTTGAAGCCGTTTCAAAATCGTTGGAAAATCTAAAAAACGCTTTCATTTTAGAGAGCGATGATGAGATCAATCTTAAAAAAATCGCTTCTATAGAGTTTTCAAAGCTTGCGGAATGTGTCCGCCCTAGCGGGTTTTATAACCAAAAAGCCAAACGCATGATTATTTTAAGCGGAAACATTTTAAAAGACTTTGGAAGTTTTGAAAATTTTAAACAAGAAGTTACCAGAGAATGGCTTTTAGATCAAAAAGGCATTGGCAAAGAAAGTGCAGATGCGATTTTGTGCTATGCGTGCGCTAAAGAAGTGATGGTGGTGGATAAATACAGCTATCTTTTTTTAAAAAAATTAGGCATAGAGATCGAAGATTATGACGAATTGCAAAATTTTTTTGAAAAAGGCATTCAAGAGAATTTAAATCCCGCTTTAGCGCTTTATGAAAACAGCATTTCTTTAGCGCAACTTTATGCGAGATTCCATGGAAAAATCGTGGAATTTTCTAAGCAAAAATTGGAATTAAAGCTTTGA
- a CDS encoding flagellin A, with product MAFQVNTNINAMNAHVQSALTQNALKTSLERLSSGLRINKAADDASGMTVADSLRSQASSLGQAIANTNDGMGIIQVADKAMDEQLKILDTVKVKATQAAQDGQTTESRKAIQSDIVRLIQGLDNIGNTTTYNGQALLSGQFTNKEFQVGAYSNQSIKASIGSTTSDKIGQVRIATGALITASGDISLTFKQVDGVNDVTLESVKISSSAGTGIGVLAEVINKNSNQTGVKAYANVITTSDVAVQSGNLSNLTLNGIHLGNIADIKKNDSDGRLVAAINAVTSETGVEAYTDQNGRLNLRSLDGRGIEIKTDSTDGVPSALTMVNGGQDLTKGSTNYGRLSLTRLDAKSINVVSASDSQHLGFTAIGFGESQVAETTVNLRDVTGNFNANVKSASGANYNAVIASGNQSLGAGVTTLRGAMVVIDIAESAMKMLDKVRSDLGSVQNQMISTVNNISITQVNVKAAESQIRDVDFAEESANFNKNNILAQSGSYAMSQANTVQQNILRLLT from the coding sequence ATGGCTTTTCAGGTCAATACAAATATCAATGCGATGAATGCGCATGTGCAATCCGCACTCACTCAAAATGCGCTTAAAACTTCATTGGAGAGATTGAGTTCAGGTTTAAGGATTAACAAAGCGGCTGATGACGCATCAGGCATGACGGTGGCGGATTCTTTGCGTTCACAAGCGAGCAGTTTGGGTCAAGCGATTGCCAACACCAATGACGGCATGGGGATTATCCAAGTTGCAGATAAGGCTATGGATGAGCAGTTAAAAATCTTAGACACCGTTAAGGTTAAAGCGACTCAAGCGGCTCAAGATGGGCAGACTACAGAGTCTCGTAAAGCGATCCAATCAGACATCGTTCGCTTGATCCAAGGTTTGGATAATATCGGTAATACGACTACTTATAATGGGCAAGCGTTATTGTCTGGTCAATTCACCAACAAAGAATTCCAAGTAGGGGCTTATTCTAACCAAAGCATTAAAGCTTCTATCGGCTCTACCACTTCAGATAAAATCGGTCAAGTTCGTATCGCTACAGGTGCGTTAATCACGGCTTCTGGGGATATTAGCTTAACTTTCAAACAAGTGGATGGCGTGAATGATGTAACTTTAGAGAGCGTGAAAATCTCTAGTTCAGCAGGCACAGGGATTGGCGTGTTAGCAGAAGTGATCAACAAAAACTCTAACCAAACAGGGGTTAAAGCTTATGCGAATGTCATCACTACGAGCGATGTGGCGGTCCAATCAGGAAATTTGAGTAATTTAACCTTAAACGGGATCCATTTGGGTAATATCGCAGACATTAAGAAAAACGACTCAGACGGAAGGTTAGTCGCAGCGATCAATGCGGTTACTTCAGAAACCGGCGTGGAAGCTTATACCGATCAAAACGGGCGCTTGAATTTGCGCAGTTTAGATGGTCGTGGGATTGAAATCAAAACCGATAGCACTGATGGTGTGCCTAGCGCTTTAACGATGGTCAATGGCGGCCAGGATTTAACAAAAGGCTCTACTAACTACGGAAGGCTTTCTCTCACACGCTTAGACGCTAAGAGCATTAATGTCGTTTCGGCTTCTGACTCTCAGCATTTAGGTTTCACAGCGATTGGTTTTGGGGAATCTCAAGTGGCAGAAACCACGGTCAATTTGCGCGATGTTACTGGGAATTTTAACGCTAATGTCAAATCAGCTAGTGGTGCGAACTACAATGCAGTAATCGCTAGTGGCAATCAAAGCTTAGGAGCTGGGGTAACCACTTTAAGAGGCGCGATGGTGGTGATTGATATTGCGGAATCGGCGATGAAAATGTTGGATAAAGTCCGCTCTGATTTAGGTTCTGTGCAAAATCAAATGATTAGTACCGTGAATAACATCAGCATCACTCAAGTGAATGTCAAAGCGGCTGAATCTCAAATCAGGGATGTGGATTTTGCTGAAGAGAGCGCGAATTTCAATAAAAACAACATTTTGGCGCAATCAGGCAGCTATGCAATGAGTCAAGCCAATACCGTTCAACAAAACATCTTAAGGCTTTTAACTTAG